In Mycobacterium sp. Aquia_216, a genomic segment contains:
- a CDS encoding Rv3235 family protein, which translates to MTVSPVNPAHRDAFAVVPVVEYEPPPRDVSRNAAPCRQSTVVRRAGAGPRRPYTKRAVRRPEPTAWSAAMREAAIFADAALRRVLEVIDRRRPLTQLRPLLVPGLADSVQSVSRSAAGCQGAAVLRRMRLQPAGCRDPESAAEVFASYSRGDRIHAIAARVEKLPTSTGVRWQVVALHIG; encoded by the coding sequence TTGACCGTCAGTCCCGTAAACCCCGCTCACCGTGACGCTTTCGCCGTCGTTCCCGTCGTCGAGTACGAACCGCCGCCGCGAGATGTGTCGCGCAACGCCGCGCCGTGCCGGCAGTCCACCGTGGTACGCCGAGCCGGCGCCGGGCCGCGCCGGCCCTACACCAAGCGGGCCGTCCGGCGACCGGAACCGACGGCGTGGTCCGCGGCGATGCGCGAGGCGGCGATCTTCGCCGACGCCGCCTTGCGCCGGGTGCTGGAAGTCATCGACCGCCGCCGTCCGCTCACCCAACTCCGGCCGCTGCTGGTGCCCGGCCTGGCCGACTCCGTGCAGTCGGTCAGCCGGTCCGCCGCCGGATGCCAGGGCGCCGCGGTGTTGCGCCGGATGCGGCTGCAACCGGCCGGTTGCCGGGATCCGGAGAGCGCCGCCGAGGTGTTCGCCTCCTACAGCCGCGGGGACCGGATCCACGCCATTGCCGCCCGGGTGGAGAAGCTGCCCACCAGCACTGGAGTCCGGTGGCAGGTGGTTGCCCTGCACATCGGTTGA
- a CDS encoding ComF family protein has product MLDLILPLECGGCGVPSTRWCGACATELVVKPDEPHLISPRIDPRAPVFALGRYAGARRQAILAVKERGRADLVAPLAQALAVGVHRLLSWGIIETPLTIVPAPTRRSVARRRGGDPVTRLAAAATARHPDVTVVAALRMKALTRDSVGLGTAERERNVAGRVQLRGRRPHTEVLLVDDIVTTGATAGESVRILSAAGVRVSAVLAIAVA; this is encoded by the coding sequence GTGCTCGATTTGATCCTGCCGCTGGAATGCGGAGGCTGCGGGGTGCCGTCGACCCGCTGGTGCGGCGCGTGCGCCACGGAGCTGGTCGTCAAGCCCGACGAACCGCACCTGATCAGTCCGCGCATCGACCCGCGCGCGCCGGTGTTTGCGCTCGGCCGCTATGCCGGTGCCCGTCGCCAGGCGATTCTCGCGGTGAAGGAGCGCGGGCGCGCCGACCTGGTCGCGCCGCTGGCCCAGGCGCTGGCGGTCGGCGTACACCGGCTGCTGTCCTGGGGCATCATCGAAACCCCGTTGACGATCGTGCCCGCGCCGACCCGGCGCTCGGTGGCGCGCCGGCGCGGCGGCGATCCCGTCACCCGGTTGGCGGCGGCTGCGACCGCCCGACACCCGGACGTCACTGTCGTGGCGGCGTTGCGCATGAAGGCGCTGACCCGCGACTCGGTGGGCCTGGGCACTGCCGAGCGGGAACGCAATGTCGCGGGCCGGGTGCAGCTGCGGGGCCGGCGGCCGCACACCGAGGTCCTGCTCGTCGACGACATCGTCACCACGGGCGCTACCGCGGGTGAGTCGGTACGGATTCTGTCCGCGGCCGGAGTTCGGGTCAGCGCGGTGTTGGCGATCGCAGTCGCCTGA
- a CDS encoding Crp/Fnr family transcriptional regulator — translation MHSPAAIALAPMFMAVALLWWETTSLIGLGLDKKRHDGKVSDAQPLVATESSAAPPGPEHGEAHGALIASGIFSRTSPDTVTALSKALHPERISAGCVMGAHSDFGGCVYVIISGKVKVSYQRRDGGEIVLRILGPSEIFGAIALFDPGPQDMSMTTLTDVLAVPIARDQLLTWMAERPEVCDQVLRLFARWVKAITNSLVDFAFADAQGRVASRLLDLRKRFGQQDGDVVRVVHDLTADDFSRLAGVDPESIAATLRGFEANGWIRLEDHSIVIVDGQALSQVRRVRMGEVCGV, via the coding sequence GTGCATAGTCCCGCTGCGATCGCTCTCGCGCCGATGTTCATGGCGGTCGCGTTGTTGTGGTGGGAGACGACCAGCCTCATCGGGCTGGGGTTAGACAAGAAGCGGCACGACGGAAAAGTGTCGGATGCGCAGCCGTTGGTCGCAACCGAGAGTTCAGCTGCGCCGCCGGGCCCGGAGCATGGCGAGGCGCACGGCGCGCTGATCGCGTCCGGAATATTCAGCAGGACGAGTCCCGACACAGTCACCGCCTTGTCCAAGGCGCTGCATCCCGAGCGCATCTCTGCTGGGTGTGTCATGGGCGCTCATAGCGACTTCGGGGGCTGCGTTTACGTGATCATCTCCGGAAAGGTCAAGGTTTCTTACCAGCGCCGCGACGGTGGTGAGATCGTGCTGAGGATTCTGGGACCATCGGAAATCTTCGGCGCCATAGCGCTTTTCGATCCCGGACCGCAAGACATGAGCATGACCACGCTCACCGACGTGCTGGCGGTGCCGATTGCCCGCGACCAGCTCCTGACGTGGATGGCCGAACGCCCGGAGGTTTGCGATCAGGTGCTGCGTCTGTTCGCGCGGTGGGTGAAAGCGATAACGAATTCGCTGGTCGACTTCGCGTTCGCCGACGCGCAGGGTCGCGTCGCGAGCCGGTTGTTGGACCTGAGGAAACGCTTTGGCCAGCAGGACGGTGACGTCGTGCGGGTGGTGCACGATCTCACCGCGGACGACTTTTCGCGTCTCGCCGGCGTCGATCCGGAGTCGATCGCAGCGACGTTACGTGGATTCGAGGCCAACGGCTGGATACGTCTGGAGGACCACAGCATCGTCATCGTCGACGGGCAGGCCCTTAGTCAGGTGCGAAGGGTACGTATGGGGGAGGTTTGTGGTGTTTGA
- a CDS encoding AraC family transcriptional regulator, protein MTQLPTADASDVHIWKQAKKFEDFATVCCGRLHMHLLNDPDSFSLSHRVGRIGAATVTEVAIGSELALDAGEACGAYRIVVLRSGRAEGRYRNLTFTGGPGCAMVYPPQGRVVGRWGAGSRLISFKLECSAVHDALSDALGWQVMSQPDFMPVMSTDSATTRTWINMMALFKDQVFRPDSVLTQPLVGLPFVDSLVRGFLLAADHPHREALTKDVRLFAPRAIRSAIEIIEEEAHLPLTLTSIATRTHISVRTLQQGFQRHLDTSPMAYLREVRLRRAHQTLLRSDPSTVTVASVAYRWGFSNLGRFAAAHSARYRETPTETLRRRTFHRLTAEERVQVRTVRRS, encoded by the coding sequence GTGACGCAACTACCGACAGCGGACGCTTCGGATGTACATATCTGGAAGCAGGCGAAGAAGTTCGAAGACTTTGCCACGGTGTGCTGCGGCCGACTCCACATGCATCTGTTGAACGATCCCGACTCATTCTCGTTGTCCCACCGGGTGGGCCGAATCGGTGCGGCGACCGTGACCGAAGTCGCCATCGGGTCGGAACTGGCGCTGGATGCCGGCGAGGCGTGTGGCGCCTACCGAATCGTTGTGCTGCGGTCGGGACGCGCCGAGGGGCGATACCGCAACCTCACCTTCACCGGCGGGCCCGGTTGTGCCATGGTATATCCCCCGCAGGGACGCGTCGTGGGGCGATGGGGCGCCGGCAGCAGATTGATCTCTTTCAAGCTCGAGTGTTCCGCGGTCCACGATGCGCTCAGCGATGCACTCGGCTGGCAGGTGATGTCTCAGCCCGATTTCATGCCGGTCATGTCAACCGATTCGGCCACGACCCGAACCTGGATCAATATGATGGCTCTGTTCAAGGACCAGGTCTTCCGGCCCGACAGCGTGCTAACTCAACCGCTGGTCGGATTGCCGTTCGTCGACAGCCTGGTCCGCGGGTTTCTGCTGGCTGCCGATCATCCCCATCGTGAGGCTCTGACGAAAGACGTACGGCTGTTTGCGCCGCGTGCGATTCGTTCCGCAATCGAAATCATCGAAGAAGAAGCGCATTTGCCGTTGACGTTGACGTCGATCGCCACGCGTACCCACATCAGTGTCCGTACGCTGCAACAGGGATTCCAGCGCCACCTCGATACGTCGCCGATGGCATATCTGCGCGAGGTCCGGCTGCGCCGAGCACACCAGACGCTGCTGAGGTCGGATCCCTCGACGGTGACGGTTGCTTCGGTTGCCTACCGATGGGGCTTCAGCAATCTCGGCAGGTTCGCCGCGGCGCACTCCGCCCGTTACCGCGAGACGCCGACGGAGACCTTGCGCCGCAGGACATTCCACCGCCTCACCGCCGAAGAACGGGTTCAGGTCAGAACGGTGCGGCGGAGCTAG
- a CDS encoding AraC family transcriptional regulator, whose product MTAKALDDFAVLCCREPHVTLRSNPDSFSLGQRAGRIGPVILSQLVVRTDTSLDCGERCSGYRVNVVQAGCFESTHRGSFHRAGPGTVGVYQPEGHTAARWTAGTRMLGVKLDRSAVEDALSDTLGRQVTSQLDLAPFMPTTTAAGRDWINMLLLFYTQISRPDGLFTQPLVALPFADSLIRGFLLAVDHPDRDAVAADALQPAPRTIRAALEIIDTEAHLPLTVSALAARTHVSARSLQQGFRSHLDVSPMEYLRQVRLRRAHQELLDSDPSSVTVSAVAYRWGFTNPGRFAAAHAKQYGESPSESLRRTQFRAPRNSSRLSSRA is encoded by the coding sequence ATGACGGCGAAAGCGCTCGACGACTTCGCCGTCCTGTGCTGCCGCGAACCCCACGTCACATTGCGCAGCAATCCAGATTCGTTTTCCCTCGGCCAACGCGCGGGTCGCATCGGTCCGGTCATTCTCTCCCAACTCGTTGTCCGAACCGACACGTCGCTGGATTGCGGTGAGCGATGCAGCGGGTACCGCGTCAACGTCGTGCAAGCGGGTTGTTTCGAGTCGACGCACCGGGGTTCGTTCCATCGCGCGGGGCCGGGCACTGTCGGTGTGTACCAACCGGAGGGTCACACCGCGGCGCGATGGACGGCGGGCACCCGGATGCTAGGGGTGAAGCTCGATCGCAGCGCTGTCGAAGATGCGCTGAGCGACACGCTGGGCCGGCAGGTGACGTCGCAACTCGATCTTGCACCGTTCATGCCGACCACGACGGCAGCGGGCCGCGACTGGATCAACATGTTGTTGCTGTTCTACACGCAGATCTCCCGTCCGGATGGCCTGTTCACTCAGCCGTTGGTCGCATTGCCGTTCGCCGACAGTCTGATCCGTGGATTCCTGCTGGCCGTCGATCACCCCGACCGCGATGCCGTCGCGGCAGACGCGCTCCAGCCGGCACCGCGCACTATCCGCGCCGCGCTCGAGATCATCGACACGGAGGCGCACCTGCCGTTGACGGTCTCGGCGCTCGCCGCGCGGACCCACGTCAGCGCCCGCTCGCTACAGCAGGGCTTTCGCAGTCATCTGGATGTTTCACCTATGGAGTATCTGCGGCAAGTGCGGCTGCGCCGAGCACACCAGGAATTGCTCGATTCGGACCCCTCGTCGGTCACCGTGTCCGCGGTCGCCTACCGATGGGGCTTTACCAATCCGGGACGATTCGCCGCCGCGCATGCCAAGCAGTACGGCGAGTCTCCGTCGGAGTCCTTGCGCCGCACACAATTCCGCGCGCCCAGAAATTCCTCCCGGCTGAGTAGCCGAGCCTAG
- a CDS encoding cation:proton antiporter — MQVSGALLFQLGALLTALAVLGAVSRRFALSPIPVYLMAGLSLGKGGIWPVAAAGEFVTTGAPIGIVLLLLTLGLEFSATEFTASLRHHLPSAGVDAVLNATPGAVAGWLLGFDGIATLALAGVTYISSSGVIARLLEDLRRLGNRETPAVLSVLVLEDFAMAAYLPLFAVLASGGTWLEAVGGVAVALGALVAAFAGSYRWGHHVGRLVAHPDSEQLLLRVLGLTLLVAALAESLHASAAVGAFLVGLTLTGGTAQRARKVLGPLRDLFAAIFFVAIGLQVDPKELVPMLPVALMLAAVTAATKVATGIFAARRDGVARRGQLRAGTALVARGEFSLIIIGLAGAAIPAVAALATAYVFVMAILGPVLARFSGAPAPEGAGSPV, encoded by the coding sequence ATGCAAGTTTCGGGGGCGCTGTTATTTCAGCTAGGCGCCCTCCTGACCGCACTGGCGGTGCTGGGGGCGGTTTCGCGGCGATTCGCGCTGTCTCCGATACCGGTCTATCTGATGGCGGGTCTTTCGCTGGGCAAAGGCGGCATCTGGCCGGTGGCCGCCGCCGGCGAGTTCGTCACGACGGGCGCGCCCATCGGCATCGTATTGCTCTTGCTGACCCTGGGCCTGGAGTTCTCTGCCACGGAATTCACCGCCAGCTTGCGTCACCACCTGCCGTCAGCCGGTGTCGATGCGGTCCTCAACGCCACGCCCGGAGCGGTGGCGGGCTGGCTGTTGGGCTTCGACGGTATCGCGACCCTGGCCCTGGCCGGCGTCACCTACATCTCCTCCTCGGGTGTGATCGCGCGCCTGCTCGAGGACCTGCGCCGGCTCGGTAACCGCGAAACGCCGGCCGTGCTGTCGGTGCTGGTGCTCGAGGACTTCGCGATGGCCGCCTACCTGCCGCTGTTCGCCGTGCTCGCCTCTGGCGGCACCTGGCTGGAGGCGGTCGGCGGGGTTGCCGTGGCGCTCGGTGCCCTCGTCGCGGCGTTCGCTGGCTCCTATCGCTGGGGCCACCACGTGGGCCGGCTGGTGGCGCATCCCGATTCCGAGCAGCTGTTGCTGCGGGTCCTGGGCCTCACCCTGCTGGTCGCGGCGCTGGCCGAATCGCTGCACGCTTCGGCCGCCGTCGGCGCGTTCCTGGTCGGGCTCACCCTGACCGGTGGCACCGCGCAACGGGCGCGCAAGGTGCTGGGTCCGCTGCGGGATCTTTTCGCCGCGATCTTCTTCGTGGCGATCGGTCTGCAGGTGGACCCGAAGGAGCTGGTCCCGATGCTGCCGGTCGCGCTGATGCTGGCCGCGGTCACCGCGGCGACGAAGGTGGCCACCGGTATCTTCGCTGCCCGGCGCGACGGCGTGGCCCGCCGCGGGCAATTGCGCGCCGGCACCGCACTCGTCGCCCGGGGCGAGTTCTCGCTGATCATCATCGGATTGGCCGGTGCGGCGATCCCCGCCGTGGCCGCGCTGGCGACGGCGTATGTGTTCGTGATGGCGATCCTGGGTCCGGTGCTGGCCCGGTTCTCCGGCGCCCCGGCGCCCGAGGGAGCCGGATCACCGGTCTAG
- a CDS encoding cation:proton antiporter regulatory subunit, with the protein MDVKEVLLPGVGLRYEFVSHKGDRIGIIARRGGDFDVVLYGSDDPDQARPVFHLTDEEADTVAQILGAPRIAERFTELTREVPGLEAGQANVEPGSPFVDRPLGDTHARTRTGASIVAIVRDEDVLASPGPAEMLRERDVLIVIGTDESIASVQRIVDKG; encoded by the coding sequence ATGGATGTCAAGGAGGTGTTGCTGCCCGGCGTCGGGCTGCGGTACGAGTTCGTCAGCCACAAGGGCGACCGGATCGGCATCATCGCACGGCGCGGCGGCGACTTCGACGTCGTCCTGTATGGCTCCGACGACCCGGACCAGGCACGGCCGGTGTTCCACCTGACCGACGAAGAGGCCGATACCGTCGCCCAGATTCTGGGCGCTCCCCGCATCGCCGAGCGGTTCACCGAGCTGACCCGCGAAGTGCCGGGCCTCGAGGCGGGCCAGGCCAATGTCGAGCCGGGCAGTCCGTTCGTCGACCGTCCGTTGGGTGACACCCACGCTCGCACCCGCACCGGGGCGTCGATTGTCGCGATCGTGCGCGACGAGGATGTGCTCGCCTCACCGGGCCCGGCGGAAATGTTGCGCGAGCGAGACGTCTTGATCGTCATCGGCACCGACGAAAGCATCGCCTCGGTCCAGCGGATCGTCGACAAAGGCTGA
- the secA gene encoding preprotein translocase subunit SecA encodes MLSKLLRLGEGRMVKRLRKVADYVNTLSDDVEKLSDAELRAKTDEFRKRLEQGEELDDLLPEAFAVAREAAWRVLDQRPFDVQVMGAAALHLGNVAEMKTGEGKTLTCVLPAYLNALAGNGVHIVTVNDYLAKRDSEWMGRVHRFLGLQVGVILANMTPDERRVAYNADITYGTNNEFGFDYLRDNMAHSVDDMVQRGHTFAIVDEVDSILIDEARTPLIISGPADGASNWYLEFARLAPLMEKDTHYEVDLRKRTVGVHELGVEFVEDQLGIDNLYEAANSPLVSYLNNALKAKELFNRDKDYIVRDGEVLIVDEFTGRVLIGRRYNEGMHQAIEAKEHVEIKAENQTLATITLQNYFRLYDKLAGMTGTAQTEAAELHEIYKLGVIPIPTNKEMIREDQSDLIYKTEEAKYIAVVDDVSERYEKGQPVLIGTTSVERSEYLSRQFQKRRIPHNVLNAKYHEQEAGIIAVAGRRGGITVATNMAGRGTDIVLGGNVDFLTDQRLRARGLDPVETPDEYEAAWHEELPKVKEEATAEAAEVIAAGGLYVLGTERHESRRIDNQLRGRSGRQGDPGESRFYLSLGDELMRRFNGAALESLLTRLNLPDDVPIEAKMVTRAIKSAQTQVEQQNFEVRKNVLKYDEVMNQQRKVIYAERRRILEGENLQEQAFDMVRDVITAYVNGATTEGYAEDWDLEALWSALKTLYPVGIDHESLTRRDADSEHDDLTREELLDALVKDAERAYAARESELEEIAGEGAMRQLERNVLLNVIDRKWREHLYEMDYLKEGIGLRAMAQRDPLVEYQREGYDMFMAMLDGMKEESVGFLFNVSVEAVPAPQVAPVQAPEGLAEFATAAAAAEEQDDTSAPTPTAVREQAPSTLRAKGIDNEAPALTYSGPAEDGSAEVQRNGGGAQKTPAGVPAGASRRERRAAARQQGRGAKPPKSVKKR; translated from the coding sequence GTGCTGTCGAAGTTGCTGCGCCTTGGTGAAGGTCGCATGGTCAAGCGCCTCCGGAAGGTGGCCGACTATGTCAACACCTTGTCCGACGACGTCGAGAAACTCTCCGACGCCGAGCTGAGAGCCAAGACCGACGAGTTCAGGAAGCGACTCGAACAGGGCGAAGAACTCGATGACCTGCTGCCCGAGGCATTCGCGGTGGCTCGCGAAGCCGCCTGGCGGGTGCTGGACCAGCGCCCGTTCGACGTTCAGGTGATGGGTGCCGCCGCCCTGCACCTGGGCAATGTCGCCGAGATGAAGACGGGTGAGGGCAAGACCCTGACCTGTGTATTGCCGGCCTATCTCAACGCGCTGGCCGGCAACGGGGTGCACATCGTCACCGTCAACGACTACCTGGCCAAACGCGACAGCGAGTGGATGGGCCGGGTGCACCGCTTCCTCGGCCTGCAGGTCGGGGTGATTCTGGCGAACATGACCCCGGACGAGCGCCGGGTGGCCTACAACGCCGACATCACCTACGGCACCAACAACGAATTCGGCTTCGACTACCTGCGCGACAATATGGCGCACTCGGTCGACGACATGGTGCAGCGCGGACACACCTTCGCCATCGTCGACGAGGTGGACTCCATCCTGATCGACGAGGCACGCACGCCGCTGATCATCTCCGGACCCGCCGACGGCGCGTCCAACTGGTACCTCGAGTTCGCCCGGCTGGCCCCACTGATGGAAAAAGACACCCACTACGAGGTAGACCTGCGCAAACGCACCGTCGGTGTGCACGAACTCGGGGTCGAGTTCGTCGAGGACCAGCTCGGCATCGACAACCTGTACGAGGCCGCCAACTCACCGCTGGTCAGCTACCTGAACAACGCCCTGAAGGCAAAGGAACTGTTCAACCGCGACAAGGACTACATCGTCCGCGACGGCGAGGTCCTCATCGTCGACGAGTTCACCGGTCGCGTGCTGATCGGTCGTCGCTACAACGAAGGCATGCACCAGGCCATCGAGGCCAAGGAGCACGTCGAGATCAAGGCCGAGAACCAGACGCTGGCCACGATCACGCTGCAGAACTACTTCCGGCTCTACGACAAGCTGGCCGGGATGACCGGTACCGCCCAGACCGAGGCGGCCGAGCTGCACGAGATCTACAAGCTCGGCGTGATCCCCATCCCCACCAATAAGGAAATGATCCGCGAAGACCAGTCCGACCTGATCTACAAGACCGAGGAAGCCAAATACATCGCGGTGGTCGACGACGTTTCCGAACGCTACGAGAAGGGCCAGCCGGTCCTGATCGGTACCACCAGCGTCGAGCGCTCGGAATACCTGTCGCGACAGTTCCAGAAGCGGCGCATCCCGCACAACGTGCTCAACGCGAAGTATCACGAGCAGGAAGCCGGCATCATCGCGGTGGCCGGCCGCCGGGGCGGTATCACCGTCGCCACCAACATGGCCGGCCGCGGTACCGACATCGTGCTGGGCGGCAACGTCGACTTCCTCACCGACCAGCGACTGCGGGCCCGGGGCCTCGACCCGGTGGAGACGCCCGACGAGTACGAAGCGGCCTGGCACGAGGAACTGCCGAAGGTCAAGGAGGAGGCCACTGCCGAGGCCGCCGAGGTGATCGCGGCCGGCGGCCTGTATGTGCTGGGCACCGAACGCCACGAGTCGCGCCGCATCGACAACCAGCTGCGTGGTCGTTCCGGCCGACAGGGTGACCCGGGCGAGTCGCGCTTCTATCTGTCGCTGGGTGACGAGCTGATGCGCCGGTTCAACGGTGCCGCCCTGGAATCGTTGTTGACGAGGCTGAACCTGCCCGACGATGTGCCGATCGAAGCGAAGATGGTCACCCGGGCCATCAAGAGCGCCCAAACCCAGGTCGAGCAGCAGAACTTCGAGGTCCGCAAGAACGTCCTCAAGTACGACGAGGTAATGAACCAGCAGCGCAAGGTGATCTACGCCGAGCGCCGCCGCATTCTCGAGGGCGAGAACCTGCAGGAGCAGGCTTTCGACATGGTCCGTGATGTCATCACCGCCTACGTGAACGGCGCGACAACCGAAGGCTATGCCGAGGATTGGGACCTCGAGGCGTTGTGGTCGGCGCTCAAGACGCTGTACCCGGTCGGGATCGACCACGAGTCGCTCACGCGTCGGGACGCGGACTCCGAGCATGATGATCTCACTCGCGAGGAGCTGCTGGATGCACTGGTCAAAGACGCCGAACGGGCATATGCCGCAAGGGAATCCGAACTGGAGGAGATCGCCGGCGAAGGTGCGATGCGCCAGCTGGAACGCAACGTCTTGCTCAATGTGATCGACCGCAAGTGGCGCGAGCACCTCTATGAGATGGACTACCTCAAGGAGGGGATCGGGCTGCGCGCGATGGCGCAGCGCGACCCGCTGGTCGAATACCAGCGCGAGGGCTACGACATGTTCATGGCCATGCTCGACGGCATGAAGGAGGAGTCGGTCGGCTTCTTGTTCAACGTGAGCGTGGAGGCGGTGCCCGCTCCGCAGGTCGCGCCGGTGCAGGCGCCGGAGGGCCTGGCGGAATTCGCGACTGCCGCCGCGGCCGCCGAAGAGCAGGACGACACCTCCGCCCCGACGCCCACCGCGGTGCGTGAACAGGCGCCAAGCACGTTGCGCGCCAAGGGTATCGACAACGAGGCACCGGCTCTGACGTATTCCGGTCCGGCCGAGGACGGTTCGGCCGAGGTCCAGCGCAACGGCGGTGGCGCACAAAAGACTCCGGCGGGTGTGCCCGCCGGTGCCAGCAGGCGCGAGCGGCGCGCCGCCGCCCGGCAGCAAGGCCGGGGCGCCAAGCCGCCGAAGTCGGTCAAGAAGCGCTAG
- the hpf gene encoding ribosome hibernation-promoting factor, HPF/YfiA family, with product MDSTQLLDEPPVGIDTQEPTATAEVVFKGRNVEIPDHFRVYVSQKLARLERFDKTIYLFDVELKHERNRRQRKSCQRVEITARGRGPVVRGEACADSFYSALESAVVRLESRLRRGKDRRKVHYGEKTPVSLAEATAVAPPPEKAFRDNAEPHQHDARDDDLDHQPGRVVRTKEHEATPMSVDDALYEMELVGHDFFLFYDKQTERPSVVYRRHAYDYGLIRLS from the coding sequence GTGGATTCCACTCAGCTTCTGGACGAACCTCCGGTCGGAATCGATACGCAAGAACCGACAGCCACCGCCGAGGTCGTCTTCAAGGGGCGCAATGTCGAGATTCCGGATCACTTCCGGGTGTACGTCTCGCAGAAACTCGCCCGCTTGGAACGATTCGACAAAACCATCTACCTCTTCGACGTCGAACTCAAGCATGAACGCAACCGTCGCCAACGTAAGTCCTGTCAGCGCGTGGAGATCACCGCGCGGGGCCGTGGGCCAGTAGTCCGCGGCGAGGCGTGTGCCGACAGCTTCTATTCCGCGCTCGAGTCCGCGGTGGTCCGGCTGGAGAGCCGGCTGCGCCGCGGCAAGGATCGCCGCAAGGTGCATTACGGCGAAAAGACCCCGGTTTCCCTGGCCGAGGCCACCGCGGTGGCGCCGCCGCCGGAGAAGGCCTTCCGCGACAACGCGGAGCCGCACCAACACGACGCCCGCGACGACGATCTAGACCATCAGCCGGGGCGGGTGGTGCGCACCAAAGAACACGAAGCCACCCCGATGTCGGTTGACGACGCGCTCTACGAGATGGAACTCGTCGGACACGACTTCTTCTTGTTCTACGACAAGCAAACCGAGAGGCCATCCGTCGTGTATCGCCGTCACGCCTATGACTACGGACTGATCAGGCTCTCCTGA
- a CDS encoding nitronate monooxygenase, with protein sequence MAGGPSTPALAAAISNGGGLGFLAGGMISAEELADSILAARRLTSGPLGVNLFVPQAPLAASQELEAFARALEDEAEHYGVALGEPHDDDDEYAAKLDVVCDLRPEVVSFTFGSPSEAACRRLSDAGILTLATVTTVREALIAISFGANALVAQGPDAGGHRATFDARTTPPGDPLDDLVPTLVACFDCPVVAAGGLGTPAAVRRARDLGATAVQLGTAFLLADEAGTNPVHRAALRDPQFTETVMTRAFTGRYARALRNRFVDKHDAHAIFGFPHAAMITGPIQAAAVKLGDPHGVGMWTGAAFRNVRAGSATDIVQELAG encoded by the coding sequence ATGGCGGGCGGTCCGTCGACGCCGGCGTTGGCCGCCGCCATTTCCAATGGCGGCGGTCTGGGATTTCTCGCGGGGGGCATGATATCCGCGGAAGAATTGGCCGACTCGATCCTCGCGGCACGCAGGCTGACATCCGGCCCACTGGGAGTCAATCTGTTTGTGCCGCAAGCTCCGCTGGCCGCCAGCCAAGAGCTGGAAGCGTTCGCGAGAGCGCTCGAGGACGAGGCCGAACACTACGGCGTCGCGCTGGGTGAACCGCACGATGATGACGACGAGTACGCGGCAAAGCTCGATGTGGTGTGCGATCTGCGGCCGGAGGTGGTTTCCTTCACCTTCGGTTCGCCGAGCGAGGCGGCTTGCCGTCGGCTCAGTGACGCCGGCATCCTGACTCTCGCCACGGTGACGACTGTTCGAGAAGCGTTGATCGCGATCAGCTTTGGAGCGAATGCGCTGGTGGCGCAGGGTCCGGATGCGGGTGGGCATCGGGCCACGTTCGACGCGCGCACCACGCCCCCCGGCGATCCTCTCGACGATCTGGTCCCAACGCTGGTCGCCTGCTTCGACTGCCCTGTCGTCGCGGCCGGGGGATTGGGGACTCCAGCGGCTGTGCGACGTGCGCGCGATCTCGGCGCCACCGCGGTGCAGCTTGGCACGGCATTCTTGCTCGCCGACGAAGCCGGCACCAACCCGGTGCACCGCGCGGCATTGCGTGATCCGCAGTTCACCGAGACCGTGATGACGCGAGCGTTCACCGGGCGGTACGCACGTGCATTGCGAAATCGATTCGTCGACAAGCACGACGCTCACGCGATATTCGGGTTTCCCCACGCCGCCATGATCACCGGCCCCATCCAGGCGGCCGCGGTGAAGCTGGGCGACCCACACGGTGTCGGCATGTGGACCGGCGCTGCTTTCCGCAATGTCCGAGCGGGCTCGGCCACCGACATCGTGCAAGAGCTGGCGGGCTGA